In Drosophila teissieri strain GT53w chromosome 2R, Prin_Dtei_1.1, whole genome shotgun sequence, the following proteins share a genomic window:
- the LOC122613181 gene encoding cytochrome b5 reductase 4, whose product MSDPSLKPPASNQPLRPPKQMAPAGSGGGLQLPTTAPQKLSSNGPTASGSATGNPRNKCALKPGHSLMNWIRLCNSGADLSGTGGRVVPVSRTELARHNKVEDAWMAIRGRVFNVTRYMDFHPGGVDELMRGVGRDATKLFDEVHAWVNYPQLLGKCYVGPLKENETKPAKDTPQISNVILKPPEIVPRFDWIQQRSELTLVFYTRSQANPGLVVRRKDLQQLSVRVLVQHNWHSFDFQLTNSVVWPPKVAKIGSETGKIELVLVKQEAEPWPTYGTHVSNRLDSNSLHEETFEYEVVNCKDFNHDSFELSLQSVGQDVLMILPVGYHVDIEVPLEGRVIQRSYTPVDHSYLRLENNLSTSSECLHFLIKRYPNGPVSSHLQKLQSGSRVHWSAPRGSFQLSDLTAHRNILLLAAGSGLTPILSLIQPILKRNTNRIESLQLLYFNKTTEDIWLKEKLNELHTHDERFSCTNYLSQSEDNPQRVSLELLSPMFQKNQPERCTYVLICGPSGFNTAAVDILSQLDVRANQIHVFRG is encoded by the exons ATGTCCGATCCGTCCCTTAAACCACCCGCCAGTAACCAACCACTAAGGCCACCTAAACAGATGGCTCCTGCCGGATCCGGCGGTGGGCTCCAGTTGCCCACCACTGCGCCGCAGAAGCTGAGCTCCAATGGACCCACCGCTTCTGGATCGGCCACTGGTAATCCGCGCAACAAGTGCGCGCTGAAGCCGGGCCACTCCCTGATGAACTGGATACGGCTGTGCAACTCTGGAGCGGATCTCTCCGGCACCGGTGGACGTGTGGTGCCCGTGTCGCGAACCGAACTGGCCCGGCACAACAAGGTCGAGGACGCCTGGATGGCGATTCGGGGTCGTGTCTTCAATGTCACCCGCTATATGGACTTTCATCCGGGCGGAGTGGACGAACTGATGCGTGGAGTTGGTCGTGATGCCACCAAATTATTCGATGAGGTGCACGCCTGGGTGAACTATCCACAACTGTTGGGCAAGTGCTACGTGGGACCACTAAAAGAGAATGAGACCAAACCCGCCAAGGATACTCCACAGATTAGCAATGTGATATTGAAACCACCGGAAATAGTGCCACGCTTCGATTGGATTCAACAGAGGAGCGAACTCACCCTCGTCTTCTACACACGCAGCCAGGCCAATCCTGGCCTGGTAGTTCGTCGAAAGGACCTCCAGCAACTGAGTGTACGAGTACTTGTCCAACACAATTGGCACAGCTTTGATTTTCAACTGACCAACAGTGTTGTATGGCCTCCAAAGGTAGCGAAAATAGGTTCGGAAACGGGGAAAATTGAGTTGGTTCTGGTCAAGCAGGAAGCGGAACCATGGCCAACGTATGGAACACATGTGTCCAACAGATTGGACTCCAACAGCTTACATGAAGAAACATTCGAGTATGAAGTAGTTAACTGCAAGGATTTCAATCACGACTCCTTTGAACTAAGTCTGCAAAGCGTTGGTCAGGACGTTCTCATGATCCTGCCAGTTGGTTACCATGTAGACATAGAAGTACCTCTGGAAGGGAGAGTAATTCAGCGAAGCTACACACCTGTGGATCATTCTTATCTGCGTTTGGAGAACAACTTGTCAACGAGTTCAGAATGCTTACACTTTTTGATTAAAAGGTATCCCAACGGCCCCGTTTCCAGTCACCTGCAAAAGCTTCAAAGTGGTTCTCGCGTCCATTGGAGTGCTCCACGAGGATCTTTCCAGCTTTCGGATCTTACTGCACACAGAAATATACTTCTCCTAGCAGCAGGAAGCGGATTGACGCCCATTCTGAGTCTAATTCAGCCCATCCTGAAAAGAAATACAAACCGAAT TGAAAGTTTGCAGTTGTTATACTTTAACAAAACCACAGAAGATATCTGGTTAAAGGAGAAACTGAATGAACTGCACACCCACGACGAGAGATTCAGCTGCACAAACTATCTCTCCCAATCGGAAGATAATCCACAAAGAGTATCGCTGGAGCTGCTATCCCCCATGTTCCAAAAAAATCAGCCGGAAAGATGTACTTATGTGCTCATCTGTGGACCAAGTGGCTTCAACACCGCTGCCGTCGATATTTTGAGCCAACTGGATGTTAGGGCCAATCAAATTCATGTATTCCGCGGCTAA
- the LOC122614248 gene encoding endoplasmic reticulum metallopeptidase 1 isoform X1, with product MGDKDKLILDEPVEEGVKTYSKKHGKKHKGYLQVPWYFAGGIVLFWGLLFVGVVKPLFYRLPEPLTVEDASKGVFIAERARANLYDFQAIGTKVVGSDGNEHKTVEFLLKELNLIKDNIQEDLFDMEIDLQHAYGAYVKWNLVNMYQGIQNVVVKLTPKASTSENYILVNSHFDSQPTSPSTGDDGHMVVSILEVLRVISSSRVPFEHPIIFLINGSEENSLQASHGFIAYHKWAKNCKAVINLDAAGSGGRELMFQSGPNYPWLVKIYKEGAKHYFSTTMAEEIFQTGLVPSYTDFDIFVEYGNLIGLDIGQCINGFVYHTKYDRIDVIPTAALQNTGDNLLGLVRTLSNATELRDISANPTGNTIFFDVLGLYLISYSADVGVKLNYAVAAATIILIYLSVLRIAEKSNVDSEQIQSNFILVLVVQIIAFVLAVALPLLVAYGLDKYGLSLSYFATPSLLVGLYVCPSLLGLTLPSYIYLKLKNTDKVSFAQQVQLILHGHAAVVAILCIAINYYGLRTTYVITWTLVFYVIPLAFNLITTLHDRGYSWTGILKVIQVAPFMYNSYLFYCFIVILTPMMGRFGVDTNPDLYIGGLTALGAILSMGFLILLVNMSRRSGLVLFGLLAVAAASVYIASSTDIGFPYRPKTNVQRVPYLQVRRVFYEYDGTVSKDESGYLFNFQDRRGVTPLLESNVDLTGLVNMTSDCAKYMMCGMPLYDHRWVEAMEYTMWLPRKNPVWTPAEPILTLLNKTIQADSNTVRFEFELQSPDHTSIFIQPYEDVTVSSWSFLAEYLTTNSPPYHIYYSFGIDDTPLRFYIELKKLNRDFTVPLFQLGVSAQYMHVDGDEEAIRMAKSIPDYAVSIQWPAMYKKYIF from the exons atggGTGACAAGGATAAACTG ATTTTAGACGAGCCCGTCGAAGAAGGAGTCAAAACGTACTCCAAGAAGCATGGAAAGAAACACAAAGGATACCTTCAAGTGCCCTGGTACTTTGCGGGTGGCATTGTCCTGTTCTGGGGACTGCTCTTCGTTGGCGTGGTGAAGCCGCTGTTCTACCGACTCCCCGAACCGCTGACAGTGGAGGATGCCTCCAAGGGAGTGTTCATTGCCGAACGGGCACGGGCCAATCTGTATGATTTCCAGGCCATCGGCACCAAAGTGGTTGGAAGTGATGGCAACGAGCACAAGACCGTGGAGTTCCTGCTGAAAGAACTCAATCTGATAAAGGATAATATTCAAGAGGATCTCTTCGACATGGAAATCGATTTGCAGCATGCCTACGGTGCGTATGTGAAATGGAACCTGGTCAACATGTACCAAGGCATCCAGAACGTGGTGGTCAAGCTCACGCCCAAGGCCAGCACCAGTGAGAACTACATCCTGGTGAACAGCCACTTCGACTCCCAGCCCACCAGTCCCTCCACCGGCGACGATGGTCACATGGTGGTCTCCATTTTGGAGGTGCTGCGCGTGATTTCATCATCGCGAGTGCCATTCGAGCACCCCATTATCTTCTTGATCAACGGATCCGAGGAGAATTCACTGCAGGCATCTCACGGATTCATTGCCTACCACAAATGGGCTAAGAATTGCAA GGCGGTCATCAATCTGGATGCAGCTGGCAGTGGAGGTCGCGAACTGATGTTCCAATCTGGCCCGAATTATCCCTGGTTGGTCAAG ATATACAAAGAGGGCGCCAAGCACTACTTCTCCACCACCATGGCTGAGGAAATCTTCCAAACGGGTCTTGTGCCCTCCTACACCGATTTCGACATTTTCGTGGAATACGGAAACCTTATTG GTCTGGACATTGGCCAGTGCATCAATGGATTCGTCTATCATACTAAATACGATCGCATTGATGTGATTCCAACGGCAGCTCTTCAGAACACGGGCGACAATCTTCTCGGTTTGGTTCGAACTCTGTCCAATGCCACCGAACTGCGAGATATCAGC GCCAACCCCACTGGCAACACCATTTTTTTCGATGTCCTGGGCTTGTACCTCATCAGCTACTCAGCCGATGTTGGTGTAAAGCTAAACTATGCCGTggctgcagcaacaataatCCTGATCTATTTATCCGTGCTGCGCATAGCGGAAAAATCGAATGTCGACTCCGAGCAGATCCAGAGCAACTTCATCTTGGTTCTAGTGGTCCAGATCATTGCCTTTGTACTGGCAGTGGCCCTGCCCCTTTTGGTGGCATATGGCCTGGACAAATATGGCTTGTCTCTTAGCTACTTTGCCACTCCATCGCTCCTGGTCGGCTTGTATGTGTGCCCCAGTCTTCTCGGCCTTACTCTGCCCAGTTATATCTATCTGAAGCTGAAGAATACT GATAAGGTTAGCTTTGCCCAGCAAGTTCAACTGATACTCCACGGACACGCCGCGGTGGTTGCCATCCTCTGCATCGCCATCAACTACTATGGATTGCGCACCACCTATGTCATCACATGGACGCTGGTCTTCTACGTAATCCCATTGGCCTTCAATCTCATTACCACCCTGCATGATCGTGGATACTCGTGGACTGGTATATTGAAAGTGATCCAGGTGGCCCCGTTCATGTACAACAGCTATCTCTTCTACTGCTTCATCGTGATACTTACGCCCATGATGGGTCGTTTTGGAGT GGATACCAATCCAGACTTGTACATTGGAGGTTTGACCGCCCTGGGAGCCATATTGTCCATGGGATTCTTG ATTTTACTGGTTAATATGTCCCGCCGATCCGGATTAGTTCTCTTCGGTCTGTTGGCCGTAGCGGCCGCCTCTGTATATATTGCCAGTTCCACGGACATCGGATTCCCCTACCGCCCCAAAACCAACGTACAGCGAGTGCCCTACCTG CAAGTGCGCCGCGTGTTCTACGAGTACGATGGAACAGTGAGCAAGGATGAGAGTGGATATCTGTTCAACTTCCAGGATCGTCGCGGAGTTACTCCGTTGCTGGAGTCCAATGTGGATCTCACTGGCCTGGTCAACATGACATCCGACTGCGCCAAGTACATGATGTGCGGCATGCCACTGTACGATCATCGATGGGTGGAGGCCATGGAGTACACCATGTGGCTGCCGCGAAAGAATCCCGTTTGGACGCCAGCTGAACCCATCCTAACGCTACTGAACAAAACTATCCAGGCGGATAGCAATACTGTTCGGTTCGAGTTTGAACTGCAGTCGCCGGATCACACCAGCATTTTCATTCAGCCCTACGAGGATGTGACCGTCAGCAGCTGGTCGTTCCTCGCGGAATACCTGACCACCAATTCACCTCCGTACCACATCTACTACTCCTTCGGCATCGATGACACGCCACTGCGCTTCTACATCGAACTCAAG AAATTGAATCGCGACTTCACTGTCCCACTCTTCCAGTTGGGCGTCTCGGCGCAGTACATGCACGTTGATGGCGATGAGGAGGCCATCAGAATGGCCAAGTCCATACCCGACTATGCCGTCAGTATTCAGTGGCCAGCTATGTATAAGAAGTACATCTTTTAG
- the LOC122614248 gene encoding endoplasmic reticulum metallopeptidase 1 isoform X2, giving the protein MGDKDKLILDEPVEEGVKTYSKKHGKKHKGYLQVPWYFAGGIVLFWGLLFVGVVKPLFYRLPEPLTVEDASKGVFIAERARANLYDFQAIGTKVVGSDGNEHKTVEFLLKELNLIKDNIQEDLFDMEIDLQHAYGAYVKWNLVNMYQGIQNVVVKLTPKASTSENYILVNSHFDSQPTSPSTGDDGHMVVSILEVLRVISSSRVPFEHPIIFLINGSEENSLQASHGFIAYHKWAKNCKAVINLDAAGSGGRELMFQSGPNYPWLVKIYKEGAKHYFSTTMAEEIFQTGLVPSYTDFDIFVEYGNLIGLDIGQCINGFVYHTKYDRIDVIPTAALQNTGDNLLGLVRTLSNATELRDISANPTGNTIFFDVLGLYLISYSADVGVKLNYAVAAATIILIYLSVLRIAEKSNVDSEQIQSNFILVLVVQIIAFVLAVALPLLVAYGLDKYGLSLSYFATPSLLVGLYVCPSLLGLTLPSYIYLKLKNTVSFAQQVQLILHGHAAVVAILCIAINYYGLRTTYVITWTLVFYVIPLAFNLITTLHDRGYSWTGILKVIQVAPFMYNSYLFYCFIVILTPMMGRFGVDTNPDLYIGGLTALGAILSMGFLILLVNMSRRSGLVLFGLLAVAAASVYIASSTDIGFPYRPKTNVQRVPYLQVRRVFYEYDGTVSKDESGYLFNFQDRRGVTPLLESNVDLTGLVNMTSDCAKYMMCGMPLYDHRWVEAMEYTMWLPRKNPVWTPAEPILTLLNKTIQADSNTVRFEFELQSPDHTSIFIQPYEDVTVSSWSFLAEYLTTNSPPYHIYYSFGIDDTPLRFYIELKKLNRDFTVPLFQLGVSAQYMHVDGDEEAIRMAKSIPDYAVSIQWPAMYKKYIF; this is encoded by the exons atggGTGACAAGGATAAACTG ATTTTAGACGAGCCCGTCGAAGAAGGAGTCAAAACGTACTCCAAGAAGCATGGAAAGAAACACAAAGGATACCTTCAAGTGCCCTGGTACTTTGCGGGTGGCATTGTCCTGTTCTGGGGACTGCTCTTCGTTGGCGTGGTGAAGCCGCTGTTCTACCGACTCCCCGAACCGCTGACAGTGGAGGATGCCTCCAAGGGAGTGTTCATTGCCGAACGGGCACGGGCCAATCTGTATGATTTCCAGGCCATCGGCACCAAAGTGGTTGGAAGTGATGGCAACGAGCACAAGACCGTGGAGTTCCTGCTGAAAGAACTCAATCTGATAAAGGATAATATTCAAGAGGATCTCTTCGACATGGAAATCGATTTGCAGCATGCCTACGGTGCGTATGTGAAATGGAACCTGGTCAACATGTACCAAGGCATCCAGAACGTGGTGGTCAAGCTCACGCCCAAGGCCAGCACCAGTGAGAACTACATCCTGGTGAACAGCCACTTCGACTCCCAGCCCACCAGTCCCTCCACCGGCGACGATGGTCACATGGTGGTCTCCATTTTGGAGGTGCTGCGCGTGATTTCATCATCGCGAGTGCCATTCGAGCACCCCATTATCTTCTTGATCAACGGATCCGAGGAGAATTCACTGCAGGCATCTCACGGATTCATTGCCTACCACAAATGGGCTAAGAATTGCAA GGCGGTCATCAATCTGGATGCAGCTGGCAGTGGAGGTCGCGAACTGATGTTCCAATCTGGCCCGAATTATCCCTGGTTGGTCAAG ATATACAAAGAGGGCGCCAAGCACTACTTCTCCACCACCATGGCTGAGGAAATCTTCCAAACGGGTCTTGTGCCCTCCTACACCGATTTCGACATTTTCGTGGAATACGGAAACCTTATTG GTCTGGACATTGGCCAGTGCATCAATGGATTCGTCTATCATACTAAATACGATCGCATTGATGTGATTCCAACGGCAGCTCTTCAGAACACGGGCGACAATCTTCTCGGTTTGGTTCGAACTCTGTCCAATGCCACCGAACTGCGAGATATCAGC GCCAACCCCACTGGCAACACCATTTTTTTCGATGTCCTGGGCTTGTACCTCATCAGCTACTCAGCCGATGTTGGTGTAAAGCTAAACTATGCCGTggctgcagcaacaataatCCTGATCTATTTATCCGTGCTGCGCATAGCGGAAAAATCGAATGTCGACTCCGAGCAGATCCAGAGCAACTTCATCTTGGTTCTAGTGGTCCAGATCATTGCCTTTGTACTGGCAGTGGCCCTGCCCCTTTTGGTGGCATATGGCCTGGACAAATATGGCTTGTCTCTTAGCTACTTTGCCACTCCATCGCTCCTGGTCGGCTTGTATGTGTGCCCCAGTCTTCTCGGCCTTACTCTGCCCAGTTATATCTATCTGAAGCTGAAGAATACT GTTAGCTTTGCCCAGCAAGTTCAACTGATACTCCACGGACACGCCGCGGTGGTTGCCATCCTCTGCATCGCCATCAACTACTATGGATTGCGCACCACCTATGTCATCACATGGACGCTGGTCTTCTACGTAATCCCATTGGCCTTCAATCTCATTACCACCCTGCATGATCGTGGATACTCGTGGACTGGTATATTGAAAGTGATCCAGGTGGCCCCGTTCATGTACAACAGCTATCTCTTCTACTGCTTCATCGTGATACTTACGCCCATGATGGGTCGTTTTGGAGT GGATACCAATCCAGACTTGTACATTGGAGGTTTGACCGCCCTGGGAGCCATATTGTCCATGGGATTCTTG ATTTTACTGGTTAATATGTCCCGCCGATCCGGATTAGTTCTCTTCGGTCTGTTGGCCGTAGCGGCCGCCTCTGTATATATTGCCAGTTCCACGGACATCGGATTCCCCTACCGCCCCAAAACCAACGTACAGCGAGTGCCCTACCTG CAAGTGCGCCGCGTGTTCTACGAGTACGATGGAACAGTGAGCAAGGATGAGAGTGGATATCTGTTCAACTTCCAGGATCGTCGCGGAGTTACTCCGTTGCTGGAGTCCAATGTGGATCTCACTGGCCTGGTCAACATGACATCCGACTGCGCCAAGTACATGATGTGCGGCATGCCACTGTACGATCATCGATGGGTGGAGGCCATGGAGTACACCATGTGGCTGCCGCGAAAGAATCCCGTTTGGACGCCAGCTGAACCCATCCTAACGCTACTGAACAAAACTATCCAGGCGGATAGCAATACTGTTCGGTTCGAGTTTGAACTGCAGTCGCCGGATCACACCAGCATTTTCATTCAGCCCTACGAGGATGTGACCGTCAGCAGCTGGTCGTTCCTCGCGGAATACCTGACCACCAATTCACCTCCGTACCACATCTACTACTCCTTCGGCATCGATGACACGCCACTGCGCTTCTACATCGAACTCAAG AAATTGAATCGCGACTTCACTGTCCCACTCTTCCAGTTGGGCGTCTCGGCGCAGTACATGCACGTTGATGGCGATGAGGAGGCCATCAGAATGGCCAAGTCCATACCCGACTATGCCGTCAGTATTCAGTGGCCAGCTATGTATAAGAAGTACATCTTTTAG